The DNA sequence GTATTGCGTTTTGTCTGTTTTACATATCCAGCGTGAGATTGGGGTTAAAAATCTGATCATCAAGGAATTACTACCCCCAACCTCACCGTACTTGGTTTTGGGTACTGTGTACTTGGATTAAAAGGTGTTCTATCTGAGTACCTCGTACTCAGTACTTAATAGAATTGTTCTGCTATGAAAATGAGAAGCTTACGTTAAAATTCCATAACCCCGCAGCAACTCCTGCCACTTTACTATAAAGCTTAATATTCCTACATCTGAGCCTATCTCACTTAAAAAGCGATAGCGTGTGAGCTTTTTTTGCCACTATAGTCTTTCTTCTGTTCTTCTTGATCTACAGTAAATTTACCGCAGAACAACTTAATCAAAATCGTACTTTCTTTTAGGAACCTTCTTAAAATACATATTTCCGTAGTGTGGGGACCAAAACACTAATTGAAACGACCAGCTATCTCTAACTAATAGTGGTGAGGAAGTAAAGATATGATGACAAGTCCTTCCATTAAATAGCTTGATCCTGGCATTCTTATAATATTCCAACACTTCGAACTTAACCTTACAACCTTCAATTGAGTTCCCTCCACCTTTCTCATCAAATATTATTGATCCACTTTTATCCACTCTAAATCTGTATTTCTCATACTGCCAGTCAGCATTTTCTCCTGGAAACATATCACGATCAATTCTATAATATCCATAATAATCTCTTTTATCAACGGTCATCTTTGAAGTAGCAAAAGTGTACAACTGAAGCATTGCTATCAGCATGAATGCACTCAAAACAGTGTAACCAATAAAATTACTAAGATTATTATCTAAAGAAGATAAGTTCATAAGCATGACACCAACGAAAGATGATATCACTATGAATAGAAACAATGTAATGAAAGAGCCAATGAAAAACATATCCTTATTTTCTTAAAGCTACATATCACTCAGTACCTTAATTTCTTTTGATCAATTTATCTATATTAGGAATCAGTGGACGAAAAGGCGGGTATAGTTGCATAAGCTAATTTAGGCATAGAATATTCTCATTATATCTTGACTATCTTTTTGAATTCTTCTAATCCATCATCATACTCCATCCTTAATAGGTAGAGGCCGCTTGGCAGATTACTTAGGGTAACCTGGAATACTTGTGCCCCCCTTTCTACTTTCTCTTGTAGTACCAATTGCCCATCTTGTGAGTATAAACGCAAATAATTACACTGACTCTCTGCAGAAAAATGCACCGTCATGTATGACGAAATAGGATTTATCACCTTTGCCCTCAAATCCTGCTTGATCAATTCTCTTGATGGTACTATATCTGTGCAATCTCCTGCATTTGCTAACTCGATCCTTAAGGATGCATAATCATATTCTAAAATATTCACACTGGGTGGTGCCCCTGGAGTACCTTTAATAAATCCCATTGCTAACCCACCTTCTATCCTTAACTCTGGTGTATATGAATAGGGATTTCCTCTCCGATAATCCCCTACCACATCCCAATCATTTTCAACATCTACAATTTTCGGCATCATCAGAATAAAAGTGTCTCCAATCACTCCAATATCTATTGCTGCCATTGACCATGGCCCATTACATTCAAAATCTGTACCATCCCAAATCCGAATAGTATCCCGTTCTTCTTCCCCCCTTATCACTTCTATCAATGCGACTGTTATTCCTGTAGTGTCTTCTTCTACTATCTGTCCAACAAGTATATTTCTTTCCGGAAAAACTTGTAATGTCCAGCAAAAGGATCCTTTATTAAAAGTGCAAGCATAAATCTGTTGACATACGAGCAATAGTACGATATTGAGAAAGAGCTTTTTCATTCCTTAATCTTTATTCTAAATGATATTCAGAAAGTTAGCAAATAATAAATACTTTCATAGCGTAAAAGAATCAATTAGTCGGCCTATTGCCTGAATACCTCAGTCTTTATCTTGTTGTGCCCAACTCATCTTCTTCGCAACACCCTTCACTCACCTACTTCCCTCCTTTCTCCCCTCCAGGGCGAAACATCAAAAACAGCCCTACCAGCACAAATGGAATACTCAAAAGCTGGCCAGTACTAAGGGCATTGCCGAAAAGCGTCTCGAAGCCGCCTTGGCTCTCTTTGAAGTTTTCGATATAAAAGCGGGCACCAAATACCAGCACGAAAAACAAGCCCAGGATATAACCCGGTTTGTTGCGCTTGTCGGTATTCCAATAGACGAAGTACAGGATGACGAAAGCAATCAGATAAGCAATGGATTCGTACAACTGTGCCGGGTGCCGGGGGATATCATCTACTCTGGTAAAAACAAAGGCCATGTCGCCGTCGGAGGGTTTACCCAGGATTTCAGAATTCATCAGGTTGCCCAAACGGATAAAGCAGCCCGCCAGGGCTGTAGGCACTGCAACTTTATCCAATATCCAAAGCAGTGGTTTTTTACTGATTCGGCGCGAGAAAAGCCAAAGTGCAATAACAATGCCCATCGCGCCGCCGTGACTGGCGAGGCCGCCTTTCCAGATTTGGTGAATTTCGCCAAGATGCTGGCTGTAGTAGTCCCAGTCGTAGAAGAAAACGTGACCCAGACGGGCACCAATAACGGTACCAACGACCATGTACATGAAACACTTGTCCAGCCATTCCTCAGGGGCACCTTCTGCTAAAAACATGCGCCGAACGATAAACAGGCCCAGTAAAAAACCCAGCGCAAATAACAGACCGTACCAGCGCAGGCTCAGTGGCCCTAGTTCGGCAATTTCCGGTGATACACTCCATTCGATAGCTAGAAGAAAAAATTGCATAAGATACCCTTGGTTGGTTGGACCATAAAGGTCGCAAAATATTCCAGTTTTCCTTACCTTTAAAGGATGATAAACCGTCGACAACTCCTCCGCCGCAGCCTACTCAGCGTAGGTGCCTTAAGTTTGGGTAACGCTATCCAAGCTACCAATATCAGTATTCCCAGTACCTCTAAACAGCTCTTCCAGCACTCGGCCTGCCGCTGGTGCTACCAGGATATTCCGCTGGAAGAACTGGCAGAAAGAGGCAAGGATATTGGCCTAAAAAGCCTGGAATTACTCCGCCCGGAAGAATGGCCTATCGTGCAAGCCAAAGGCTTGCAGTGTGCTGTAGCTACCGATAGTTTTGCCAGCATTCCCAATGGTTTCAACAATCGAAAAAACCACGCCACCCTTCAAGCAGCTTACCCTGCGCTGATTCGCAAGGCAGCCGATGCGGGCATCCCCAACGTCATCTGTTTCAGCGGCAACCGCAACGGCATGAAAGACGATAAAGGGCTCGAAAATTGTGCCCGTGGCCTGGCGCCGCTCGTAAGGGAAGCCGAACAAGCTGGCGTGACCCTCATCATGGAACTCCTCAATAGCAAAGTCGACCATAAAGATTACATGGCCGATCATACGGCCTGGGGGGTGGCATTGGTCAATAAAATTGGCTCTCCCAATTTCCGTTTGCTCTACGATATTTACCACATGCAAATCATGGAGGGTAACCTCATCGCTAATATCCGGGAGCACCACACCGCCATTGCGCATTATCACACCGGAGGCGTTCCAGGCCGCCGTGAAATCAACGCCAGCCAGGAAATCAACTACCCCGCCGTTATCAAAGCGATCAATGATACGGGTTACACCGGGTTCATTGGGCAAGAGTTTATTCCTTCTTACGAAAGCAAACTGGATGCGCTGAGAGAGGGGGTGGGGATTTGTAGTTTGCAATAAAAAAAGAACGGGTAGATGAATGCTTCCGCATCCATCTACCCGTTTCTGTATCAAGTACTTCGTTCAATAGATTCCTTTAAATTTATCAAAGTCTCTATACCCTATACCAAGTACCTAATACAGTGAAGTTTGCCTTGGTGACCCTTAATTTTAAGGATACAAAGAAGGCAAACTTCACCCTAATTACTGTTTCACAAAACGCTGTGGCTGTACTTCTCCGTTCACCTCAATGAGCAGATAGTACATACCTGGCGTCAGGTTGGAAATATCAATGCTTTGCTGGTTGTTGTCCAACTTGATTTGGCGTAGTTGCTGTCCTGTGGCGCTCATCACGCGGATAGACTGCATATTGGCACCAGAACGAATATTGAGCATATCCTGTGCTGGGTTCGGGAACAGTTGTACATCATTACCTTCCAGTTCAATACCCAGGTCGATTGCACCTAAGTCTACTGGTGGGTTGTTGTACGCCGTATTGCCTCCCTCTACTAAAGTGGTTACAACGCCTTCCTCTACTAAAGCACCAGAATTAGCCGTTACAGTCACCTGGTCAATGTAGATATAGTCAGAATTTGCACTGGCATCACACTGGAAGCGAATCTGAGCATTGCTTGGGAAGTTGTAGCTGGCAGAGCTGATAGTAACCGTTGTGGTGTAGAAACCATTGTTGTTGAAGCTGCTACCTGCGGCCCAGGCTGCTACGGTCGTCCATGTAGAACCGTTGTAGTAACGTAGCCAGAAGTCTTCACCGTTTTCCATGCCGTAAGCATAGAAGAAGAAGGTAACATCAATGGAGCTGTAGCCCGTCAAATTAAGCGTAGGCGAAGTCATCGCTGAAGCTACACCTGAGTTGTCACGAAGCTGAATAGAGTAAGTTCCTTCGTAAGAACGTGAGCCTGCATAGCGAGCACAGTCAGAGCCACCGTCGGCCCAGCCATCCCAGCCAGTCTCAAAGTAAGAACCTAAAATTTGTCCGCCGCTGCCTCCACAAGGTGCACAGTCAGGACCACCACAATCTACACCCGTCTCATTACCGTTTTGGATACCGTCGGTACAGGTTGGCGCAGCAGCTCCTACACAGAAGTTGGTCGTTTCGCTAGAAGTAAAAGAACCTCCAGAAGCCTCAGTACCATCACTGGAAGTGACGGTGTAGCTACCGTTGCCGTAAGCACAGCAAATACCATCGCCGTAAGTATCGCTAATCGTAAAGTCGTAGCAACCATCTACTAAACAGATGTTTTCTACCACTGTTGATCCATCAGGCTGTGAACCATAAGTACCACCAGAAGCCACTACAGAGCCACCTGCATTTCTGATGGTCCAGCTTGTTTCTTCAGGGTAGTTATCTAAAGTGATCGTTACCGTCACTAAGTTATCGTTACATGGCCCAGCACAAGGTGCACAGTTAGAACCACCACAATCCACACCGGTCTCGTCACCGTTCTGGATGCCGTCGCTACAAGTAGGACCAGCTACGCCACAAGAAGCAGACAAACAAGTAGCATTGGTTACGGTGTTACGGATAACATTACCTGGCTGAGGACCAAAACCCTGCGTAAAGTCGATACCCGTGGTCAGGTGACAGTAGCTCATGATGGTACCACCGCCGGATGGGCTGCCTGGCACAGAACAACTCCCTTCGGTGCCTCCGGCACATCCATCAATAGCAGTACCGTTGCCATTCCATACACAAGCATGGGTGTGGCGAGAACCGATCAAGTGACCCATCTCGTGCGTTACTACCATCACCGTGAAGGAGTAGGTAGGTACGTTGCTGTAAGAAGCATCAATGCTACTGAAACACTTAGAATTATCAGGGTTTGAATTACAAATTCCAGCAAAACCAGCAGCAATACCGCCACTAGCCTGGTACGATACCAGGTGGCTCAGATCACCATTAAAAGCACCTGTGTTAGACTGGTAAGAACTCAACATAGCACTAGAGCTGCTGCCTGAATAAGGAGCAGGCGTGTTCCAGGCTTTGATTTCAGAAATGCCCATTTCCAGGCTTTCATTGGCATAAAGCGTGATAGACTGGTTGAAGACTCCTGTCACATAGTTGGTCGCACCAACTACTCCACCTTTATTGGTCACGATATCATCGTCGATTTCGATGTATACCTGAATACAATCACCCGTTGCCTTGGTCTCCGTATACTCCAGGTCGCTTGGCTTGTACACTTCACCATCATCAGGTGTAGCACAATCCAGATCCTGAGGCTGTAGGAAGTAGCGATCGTTGTAGATCAGGTGCTCGCTGTTGGGAGCGCCATCCACGATACCGATAACGTAGTTACCGTATTCGGTGCTGATCAAGCCGTGGATTTCATTGTCGAACACACTGATAGCAACCAATGCTGTGGGGTCGCCATCCAATGTTCCTGCGTAATAAAGGCCAGGCGTGTAGTCTACGCTTCTACCACTACTGGTAGTAAGCACAAAACCATCGGCAAGTACCTTGTTGGGAATGAGGGTAACAACAGCATCTCCTTGGCCCGGTAGAGGGAAGGTAAGACTTAACACCTCAGGGCGCTCTTGCTGGAGATTGCGAATCGCTTCGCGGTCAAGTGTTACAATGAGTCCTTCCGTAAGGACATCCGTAGGAATATCAAAATCTTTAAGATCCTGATCCGTAGCAGTCACAAGTGTATACTCACTTATGTCGTGTTTGGTAACTGCTTTAGCCACCTTTGCAGCAACAGCTCCCTGCCCAAATGCCATCACTGGCGCAAATAAAAGCAATAGTAAATAGTGTGCGATTTTCATACTAGAAAGTTAAGATGATAAATAGAAGTGACTGTCTGATTTACTTTTACAAGCAAATTCAGCCTAAATCGGTATAAAATTTGGTTTTAAATTAACGCTCTGCCTATGCGCAGTTTCTCAATGTTGCCCTAAGATATATTTTTTTCATTTATTTGCATTAAAACGATAATTTTAATTTAACAAAATATGTTTTTTAACTTATACAGCTTTTAATATTGTAAAATAAACAATAAGCAATATTTTATGCTTAGCTCTTTTTTTTACACCCCCGAAAACGGAGACTGTTCATCAATCTGTGTCGTTTGTTTAACCACCAAGCGCTAAGGCCACTAATTTGTAGCACACTCAAAAGAAAAGGGTAGATAAATGCTTTCGCACCTATCTACCCGTCTCTATACCAAGTACCTCATTTAAAGTACCTCGTACCTAATATTACTGCTTCACAAAACGCTGTGGTTGCAATTCTCCGTTCACTTCGATGAGCAGATAGTACATACCTGGCGTCAGGCTAGAAATATCGATATTTTGCTGGTTGTTATCCAATTTGATCTGACGTAGTTGCTGACCCGTAGCAGTCATTATACGGATAGACTGCATATTGGCACCAGAACGAACATTAAGCATGTCCTGAGCTGGGTTCGGGAAGAGCTGTACATCATTACCTTCCAGTTCAATACCCAGGTCGATTGCGCCTAAGTCTACTGGTGGGTTGCTGTATTCCGTAGTGCTGCCTTCTATTTCTCCAATAGTTACTACAGTTCCTCCTTCTACGAGTGCTCCGCTATTGGCAGTAACAGTCACTGCATCAATGTAAATGAGGTCGCTGTTATCACTGGCATCACACTGGAAGCGAATTTGCGAGTTGCTG is a window from the Lewinella sp. LCG006 genome containing:
- a CDS encoding zinc-dependent metalloprotease; protein product: MKIAHYLLLLLFAPVMAFGQGAVAAKVAKAVTKHDISEYTLVTATDQDLKDFDIPTDVLTEGLIVTLDREAIRNLQQERPEVLSLTFPLPGQGDAVVTLIPNKVLADGFVLTTSSGRSVDYTPGLYYAGTLDGDPTALVAISVFDNEIHGLISTEYGNYVIGIVDGAPNSEHLIYNDRYFLQPQDLDCATPDDGEVYKPSDLEYTETKATGDCIQVYIEIDDDIVTNKGGVVGATNYVTGVFNQSITLYANESLEMGISEIKAWNTPAPYSGSSSSAMLSSYQSNTGAFNGDLSHLVSYQASGGIAAGFAGICNSNPDNSKCFSSIDASYSNVPTYSFTVMVVTHEMGHLIGSRHTHACVWNGNGTAIDGCAGGTEGSCSVPGSPSGGGTIMSYCHLTTGIDFTQGFGPQPGNVIRNTVTNATCLSASCGVAGPTCSDGIQNGDETGVDCGGSNCAPCAGPCNDNLVTVTITLDNYPEETSWTIRNAGGSVVASGGTYGSQPDGSTVVENICLVDGCYDFTISDTYGDGICCAYGNGSYTVTSSDGTEASGGSFTSSETTNFCVGAAAPTCTDGIQNGNETGVDCGGPDCAPCGGSGGQILGSYFETGWDGWADGGSDCARYAGSRSYEGTYSIQLRDNSGVASAMTSPTLNLTGYSSIDVTFFFYAYGMENGEDFWLRYYNGSTWTTVAAWAAGSSFNNNGFYTTTVTISSASYNFPSNAQIRFQCDASANSDYIYIDQVTVTANSGALVEEGVVTTLVEGGNTAYNNPPVDLGAIDLGIELEGNDVQLFPNPAQDMLNIRSGANMQSIRVMSATGQQLRQIKLDNNQQSIDISNLTPGMYYLLIEVNGEVQPQRFVKQ
- a CDS encoding hydroxypyruvate isomerase family protein is translated as MINRRQLLRRSLLSVGALSLGNAIQATNISIPSTSKQLFQHSACRWCYQDIPLEELAERGKDIGLKSLELLRPEEWPIVQAKGLQCAVATDSFASIPNGFNNRKNHATLQAAYPALIRKAADAGIPNVICFSGNRNGMKDDKGLENCARGLAPLVREAEQAGVTLIMELLNSKVDHKDYMADHTAWGVALVNKIGSPNFRLLYDIYHMQIMEGNLIANIREHHTAIAHYHTGGVPGRREINASQEINYPAVIKAINDTGYTGFIGQEFIPSYESKLDALREGVGICSLQ
- a CDS encoding T9SS type A sorting domain-containing protein; protein product: MKKLFLNIVLLLVCQQIYACTFNKGSFCWTLQVFPERNILVGQIVEEDTTGITVALIEVIRGEEERDTIRIWDGTDFECNGPWSMAAIDIGVIGDTFILMMPKIVDVENDWDVVGDYRRGNPYSYTPELRIEGGLAMGFIKGTPGAPPSVNILEYDYASLRIELANAGDCTDIVPSRELIKQDLRAKVINPISSYMTVHFSAESQCNYLRLYSQDGQLVLQEKVERGAQVFQVTLSNLPSGLYLLRMEYDDGLEEFKKIVKI
- the lgt gene encoding prolipoprotein diacylglyceryl transferase; amino-acid sequence: MQFFLLAIEWSVSPEIAELGPLSLRWYGLLFALGFLLGLFIVRRMFLAEGAPEEWLDKCFMYMVVGTVIGARLGHVFFYDWDYYSQHLGEIHQIWKGGLASHGGAMGIVIALWLFSRRISKKPLLWILDKVAVPTALAGCFIRLGNLMNSEILGKPSDGDMAFVFTRVDDIPRHPAQLYESIAYLIAFVILYFVYWNTDKRNKPGYILGLFFVLVFGARFYIENFKESQGGFETLFGNALSTGQLLSIPFVLVGLFLMFRPGGEKGGK